The sequence attcttattttcaatgacagcttaggaacagtgggttaactgactgttcaggggcagaacgacagatttgtactttgtcagttcggggatttgaacttgcaaccttccggttactagtcaaacgctctaacctctaggttacacTGCCGCCCcgatttatggttcattgaacaagcatgggaaactgtgtttaaaccctttacaacgaAAATCTGGATTTTGggaatttttatgaattatctttgaaagacagggttctgaaaaagggccgtttctttttttgctgagtttatatcacTACAGTAACTGGTAATATATGCAGTATATCTGTCCCATGTGAGCTCTATGGCATTTTAGAGCAGTACACTTTCCATAATACAGTAGGTATTCAGGGGATTGAGGCTGTTCCAATTCttaacctattctattctgtcttAAGACCCAGCCCTGTCTACTGTAGGCAAGAGGGTTTATTGTCTTCTCAGGAAATCAGCCTTCTCTGTGTTGCTCTTGACACCCCCATTCTGTCACACACGTCTGTGAAGCAGAGGTTCTGTTGTGATAACATCCTGTCGCTCTATCTGATTAGATGTTAACTTTACAGTAATGCTATTGGTTAACACCTCAGCTTTTGAATCCAAACAATCAGATGTTTAAAAAGGAGTCTCAGATTCATTGACTCTTTCTCTTTGTTCCTGATCTGCTCTGGTGTGATACACTCTGGCGCTTTCCTTCTCCACCCCAGGGACTCTTGGGGCATGGCCTTTCAGGCTatgacttctctctctttccatggaTTCTTTGTATCCATCTCTCTGATCATTCCCAGATTAATAATGCCTTGTAACTTAAGTTTATGCCTTGTGTGAGTTCATTCATTACAAAGTTATGAAATATCTGCCTTTGATAATATCAACTCTCCAACCTTTCTTGATAAACAATTTATGTAACTCAACAATAGTCCTGTTTACCCATTGCTAAATCATCTTTATGGAGTCAAATCTATATTTTAATACTTTGATCATATTAATTACATAGTCTTATTATGGGTCGAATGTGAGGTatgcatatatatttatatatcaaATATTACTtcactagagctgctctgtattatTCTTAACTGATTCTATTTTGTGTTAAGACCCAGCCCTGTCTAAATCCTGACCCTTGACCCTACCTACTAACACCTGTCTCCTTCCTGTCTGGCCACAGGTTCTCCCGGGCGGCGTGTGCAGGGGCAGAAGATCTCGTGGTGGGAGGGGCATAAAGGGCTGGCATTCCTTCAGGACGTTCGATTGATTGATGGGGAGCTGGTGGTGCCTtgcccaggactctactatatcTATGCCCAGACCTACTTCAGACACACCCAccctgggggagaggagggggaggaagaggtggaagaggagagggagcagagggggaggCCCATGTTGCAGTATGTTTATAAGAAAGTGAGTTCACAGGGCCAGGGTCATGTTCAGGGTGCTTGTAGACATTAAACAAGAAAATGGTTTGAAATTAAGGTGCcttctgaacttgtccaatacgTTTTTCCAGTTTCAACAGTTATATCTTACTGTATAGTGGTGGTGCTGTGTACCCCCTCTTCCAGGTGTCTTCCTATCCGGTACCCATCCTGCTAATGAAGACCAGCCGTACCTCCTGCTGGTCCCGGGATTCCCAGTTCTCTCTACACTCGGCCCACCAGGGAGGGCTGTTCCCATTGGCCACTGGGGACCGCCTCCTCGTCACCGTTAGCAACGCCTCCGCCATCGACATGGATGAGAGGAGCAGCTTTTTCGGGGCTGTCCTGGTCAGCTAGTGGTCAGGGGTTAGTCTATATGGTGGCTTGGATGGTTTGGGGCTAACGGACACCAGCATACTCACTGTTTGGGagccatatgtgtgtgtgtactgacagaCAGATCATTCtgagagctgtgtgttagtatgtgtgttttGTATGGGTGTACAGATGTACAAAGCTTTAAGCTCTGTGACTGCTAGGCTGGACATGCGAGGAGGCGTGAGCAGAGCTGGTGTGGTTATCCTATTATCTTCCACTCTGGTGCAGATGGCCTAGACTTCCCTCATGGCTCATCCAATTAGCTGTGCCTGAAGCAAGCAGGCCTGTGCTGATTAGATGAAAAGCAGATGAGTGGCGTGAGGTCGGGGGCCAATGTCTGCTTTAGAACTTCAGGACAACTGACCGACAATGAATCAGCGAGGGGATGATTGTGGATAACTGTCTTACTGCTCTTTTCATATTAAAAGGATGAGTCTCTttttcctgtttttttttttaactctcAGAGATGGGTTTTAATGTAATATTTGAATGTAGGGTGTTTTTGTGTTGAGTCTGTGTTATAACTGTAAATACATTGAATGTATGTTGCTTGATTGTAGACTTTTACATTCTTAACACAACCCCAAGCTCTCACCTGAGCAACACTGCCTGCAACCACATGTTCAATTCAGCACTTTTTCACTTTTGTTTGAGTTTAAATGTTTCAGGCCATGACCCAGGAGGCCCTACTGTAGCCCAGGCCCCCTACTGTAGCCGTCGCTATTGGAACCAGTGCTAGGACATGGGTAATGTTGAGGACTTTACTCAAATATTTCTTGATTCTCCCACCGACAGACAGGTGGACTGATATAGATGTATCTGTAGATACAGACAAGTAtgcagtgagacagagggagagagaggggtctggatAGGGTTGTCAGTTTAGCCGCTTCAATAGAGGAGAATTATATGCagatgtttttggggaagaattGTTTTCACAGCCCCTACAATCATGACTCCAGACAGTGTTTGTGTGGGCTGTGTAGGCGACGGTTACCATGGAGACTCACACTAAATCTTTCATCAATATGAATCAGACTCATGCACGAGTCCAACTACTCTCATGTTCATGTAGAATTAGCCTGGTTGCTGTCTCTTTTCAGCTATTTCATTCCACTTCTTGTGCTCTGTGTAATATGCCAAAGAGGGGCATACTCTTTTGGTAAATGACATGTAGTGGAATGCTAGCTAAAACGACTAGTACTCTGACTAATGTAGAACGGAATCTGTAAGTATGTGTGTACAATAAAGACACTGTCCAAATGAAAAGGATGCACTCTAATCATTTCTTAACACGAGTAGGCTACCATAGCTGCTttggcggcaggtagtctagcgtttaagagcgttgggccagaatcccagagccaactaggtgaaaaatctgtggacatgcccctgagcaaggtacttaatcctaattgcttctgtaagttgctctggaaaaGAATGTCTGTCTGATAAATGGTGGAAAATGTTTTTAGTTAAATCTGGTACTGTATAGTATTAGGCTACCACAGCTGTATAGTAGTCACAGTTGAAAGCATTCAGAGGTTAGTCTTTCAGTAACAGTCTACCACAACAAAACAGCTGGGTCAAGGCTGTCTGTTATGAGTGGACATTACATCATGTACCTCCTGGTAACAAGCTTACGAGTTTCTGCTGCAACCATGTGGGTTGTGCAGGTAGTGTATCACTCAACATCGCAAACTAGTGTTGATACTGAAGACTGCAGCTGACTCAACAGAACCAGAGGGTCATACCAAAGATATTTATGGTGCGTTTAcatgctagtcggaactaggaaactctgaaatgtccaacttgctaactggttgtagaTATAGTTAACTTAATTACCGACATGCTTAATATTCTGTGACTATCAACAGTGTACTAATGAAACAATTTCCTTTAAGTAATGTAAAGTGAATTGTGATTATCTTATTGGACTTGAAATAGTCTGATATGATTTCTGTTTGAGTGTGGAAAAGAGAGACACATCTTAGGTTTTGATTTTCTTTTTTGTGGAAATATGTTACACTTATATTACAGGTTTTTAAATGCCCAGAGGGAAAATGAAACCAAAGGACAGTTGGAGACAGCAGAAACTAGCACTAACAGGACAGCGACATAATTTAGACAGAACCGCCCACACTGGATCTGATAGGCTGGCAGCTGGTGTGGGTGTGGCCAACCGCTACCCAGGTTAGGTGACCTCCAATAAATACTGCAAATGTTTGTTGTTAATGTAACTTATAAAATATATCATAAAATGTCCTTTTAAATGGAATTTGATAAGTTCTGTGTACAAAAACAAAAGTTCATAAATTACAGCCAGTCTATGGATGTCTGGGTCCTGCAAACCCAGGGCCAGCCTCAAACAACACCATATTACCCATCTAGTGGACTGAGGCCCTAaccaaaaatagtgcactatctaggaaataggatgccatttggggcaCTCACTTTTCACTgaaccacccctcctccctctgacaAAGAAAGAGTATGACAAGTCCATCTCAGGCCGAAACGTCAtgccatacacatcactgatagTACAAAACAAAACTTCTAACCCTCACAAAATGAAATCTCTGAACATACAGTAACgatatccctcttcctccatcatcAGTACGTAAGACCAAAAGCACATTCCGGGCGCTGGCTGGACAGTGTGCATGTGTCTCTTAGTCACACTTCCTCTCCCGCCCGTCACAGTAGCTGCCTTATTCTTAACCCCGCCCCTCCAGGTCCCTCTTCACAGCCCATTGGTCAATAATGTCTGAGGAGGACATGTCTTCAACAGTCGAACCTCATGTCCATCGAATCATCAAACCCCCTGTCCTCATGACCCGCCCCCACACTGGACAGGAAGGACACTCCCGTCACCCCAGACGCTCCTGTTGCCGTGGTGATGAGCTGGTTGCCATGTGGGGTGTTGCTGGTTGCCGGGCTGCGCAGGGCAGCAGCGGTGATGGAGGTGAGGTTGATGCCAAGTGTGAGCCGCGTCTGTTCTAGAGCCTTCTCTGGAACCGCAAACGCCTCCAGCTTCTTCTCCCCGTTTGCCATGTAGGAGTTCTGGCAGCCGCGGCAGATACAGTCCAGACATGCCTTGGAGGAGAAATATTCATATTATTATCATTTACAATCAGTGAACTAAATGTGGACAGGGGAACAATGTCATTTCAGACCAAGCCATAGTAACTCACCTTGCGGTTTGAGTAGCAGGGGCAGCGCTGCCCTCTGCAGGTGAGAACAGAGGGGTTCTGAGTGGCTCTCCCACACTTACAGCCCTTCTTCTCCACCGGCTTCTTGTACAGGGGCTTGGATGGgctgggtgggtgagagagagggtgagcatGGCCGTGGGGTGGCAGGCGGTCACGGGGCTGGGCGCGGGGCTTGGGGACTCCCTGCCTGGCCTTGGAGTAGGCCTTCTTAGGGCCCCCGTGGTGCTCCAGGGTCTTCTTCAGAACCTTGGATGACACCAGCATTGTCTTTCCCAACTTTGGAGGACCGCCGTTGGGAACGGGTGCCAGGTGAGGCGGGGTGATGGCGGAGTGAAGTTTGGGCTCCCGTTTGACAGTGGTGGCTGGGTTGGGGAGGTGAGAGGCGTTGGTGGTGCTTAGGGGTGAGCCTCTGAGGATGCTGGCGATGGGGAGGGGCTGCACCTTCTCACTGTCGCTCTCAGAGCGTGAACGCTTGCGGTGGCAGCGAGGGGGTAAGCgggagagaacagggatgggctgggggagaggcaggggaagtctagggatgttctctggggggagggagggggtgaggcaAGGGGAGTCACGGGTAGGATGGCAGTAAGATCCGTtgtgggggggaacagagggaaaGTCTGGCTGGGGGTCAGGCGGTTCAGGTTCGGGCTCCAGGGTCCTAAGAACCTCCTCCACGCTCAACAACAGCGTATCTCCGCCATGTTTATTAAGCTCCTCCCCAAATGTGCTTATGTCACAAAGTCCCACCTCCCCACTACCTAACATGCCAACACACACaggtagctcctcacccaagctcTCCTGCTTCAGAACACCTCCCCCTGTAGCTAAGGTAACAGGTGGTGGCACATCCTGATTGGTCAGGCCGTTACAGTCATGAAGCCCATTAACCCCGCCTACAGGGCTAAggccctcctgcctctcctcttcagccGGAGCCTCATCAGGTCTGGGGCCAGACGTTGAAGGGACCGTCGGGGGAGAGTGGCTCGCAGCGTCCTCCCCTTCCTGCCCGCTTTCGGCCAATGAAAGGCCCTCATTAAGAATGGCGAGGAGGTCGGGCGAATCGCTGGCTGCACTGGCGATGTGCGGGGCGAGCGGTGATTGGGCGATGTAGAGGCAGAGTTTCCTGTAGCAGTGGACCAATAATGAGAGCTGCCTGTTCTCCTGGAAGCGGGAGTAGTCTTTACACCAGGAACAGGACGGCTTTAGCAGCATCCTTTGGCCCTTACAGCCCCGACACACATAGTGCTGGCACTGGGAGTTAGTGGGTGCTATGGGGTCCTGCAGCAGGTTACCTGGACAGAGACGGAGAAAAGTTAGATGTCATTTATGGCAAGACAACATTGACTTATTCTTTATTCAACTGGGTAGGAACCATTGAGAGAAATCACTCCCGCGGCAGCATTATAACCCGTCCATACAACATGACAACTCAAACCATAAACAGGAGCCATAATTATTCATAACAAGTCAATGATATGAAGCATAGCGGTGGACTGATATGAGTATTGAGGTGGGCTATATATAAAAGTGATTAATTCAATTGCTGTCCAGCTCTGAATATTCAATTCTAATTCAATGAGCACAACACCAAAGCAACAGCATATCAATTAAGTGTAACGACTTTAAATCATAAAGGTTTAAATTAACCCCTTTACCATcttaatatactgaacaaaaaagtaaacaaaacatgcaacaatttcaatgattttaccgAGTCaccgttcatataaggaaatcagtcaattgaaataaattaggccctaatctacagATTTCTTTGGATTCCACATAAGTGGGCTGTGGTGCAGCCATGGTtgagcataggcccacccacttggcagccaggaccaaccactggggagccaggcccaggcaATAAGAATGAGTTTTTCTCCACAAaagtgctttattacagacataaatactcctcatctgtggcattgtgttgtgtgacaaaacggcacattttaaaGTTGCCTTTAATTGTCCCTAGTGCAAGGTGAACCTGTGCAAATGATcaagctgtttaatcagcttcttaatatgccacacctgtcaggtggacggattatcttggcaaaggataaatgctcactaacaaggacaaataacaaatttgtgcacaatatttgagagaaatacattttttggtgcgtattgaacatttctgggatttttcaTATCagaacatgagaccaacactttacatgtgcttatatatttttgttctgtgtagtTTAACATGATTCAAGTTAGTAAGTGTAGAGGGTTCCTATTCTGTATGCTTATTTCAACCATTTATAAAAGGTAAAATTAAGAGGCAGCTCAAGACCGAATGCCTCTGCAAGGCTTGATGACAGCTGTGCTTTGAAAGCAGCTTCCTTAGCTACGCCGGTTGTTAGGGACGGCAGCTGAAGGGGcttgtgggagggagggatgaagggagttCCATTTATAAAGGACAACAAACATGCCTTAGATACAGGACAGACTAGGATGCATCCTCTACTCGTCACACACAATTAATTAATATACTCTAAATTGAAAAAGTATCATGAAAGTGTGCAACAAAAAGTTTAAACAAGACTGCAGTTTTATGGCACCAAAAATCAAATGTACAGGTatctgacaaaataaaggaaacactcgAGTAAACGAGAGCTACAaaatatattgaaagcaggtgcttccacacaggtgtggttcctggtttaatgtaaatgataacttgttctcaactggcctacctggttaaataaaggtaaaataataataatacatttgacaATTAACATACCATCATGCATAGGGTAATGTATAAAAATGCCAGGATGCCATTATTTTGTCTACCCatagggcacgagtggtcactgaattgtttgatgtaaaccatatgccatctcaacccaattgaatacTTATGGGATATTAAGGAGCAGCGCCTtggtgttttccaccaccatcaacaagaCACCAAActatggaatttctcatggaagaggGTGTTGCATCCTTCCAATAGAGTTCAAGATGCCACTTTATAtcacgtttacatacactatattactcatctcatatgtatatactgtactctataccatctactgcatcttgcctatgcctttCGGCCAGCGCTCATccacatatttatatatacatattcttttttcattcctttacacttgtgtaaaaggtagttgtgaaattgttagatgacttgttagatattactacatggtcggtactagaagcacaagcatttcgctacactcgcattaacatctgctaagcatgtgtatgtgatcaataaaatttgatttgaagatacTTGTAGAATATATGCCACGGTGCATTGAAGCCGTTCTGGCTCGTTTCGGCCCATCCCCCTATTAAGACACTGTTGGcgtttgctttattttggcagttaccggAGTCGCTGCCTACACACAACAAAATACGTATTCTACTATGCACCTGTCAAAGTAAACATTGCATGTGAGGACTGGAGTAACAGGGGAAACCATCACCCCATTGAATGAACATAATACTCATTAATAATTTGTAACAGTGACGGGGAAGGCTATATCTATGCTTAGGCAACCGTTCCAAATAATAAAAAAGGAGAAAACACAAAGCACTAGTAGTCTATACCGAGCTCCCGCATCTGCCCCGCACTGGGGGGTTAATCTAGAGATGCATTTTTAAAGACTGCGCACACACGATGGATGcgtaataaatacatttttttagagGGGGAGACACTCTTCTGCCTACATGCACCTGTCTGAAAGTGATTTAGTTACATATGGAGGCGGAGAAGGGAGGTTAGCTAACTATGATGAATGCGGAACTAACTAACCAGTTCAATAGCTAACTCATGCAAACAAACCGGTCAAATTATCCACCCTGGATCAGTGTGTATAGCTATGAGATACATTTCATGGTGAAATGTGCAGTAGCTAGCTAGACAGCTCTACGCCATCGGCTAAATAGTTGCTCCGACATTCTATAGAAATGGGGGTGTGTCATGGCGGGGAGAGCTAGGTTAGTTAGCTATTGCAGCTGGATATCTACAGGGGAACCGAGACTGTTAAAATAATAATACCAGTGCACCTACCACACACGAGGCAGGACAGCGACTGGCGGAAGAACGGGAGCAGCTTGTAGAGCTCCGCCAGGGCCCGTGGGTCGCGAGGGTCGCACTGCAGCACCGAACGACACGCGGACACGTACAGTGTGGTCGCATTCACCGGGTTCATCTCAACAGccaagagacagaaacatccagTCCGAGAAAAAAGCAAAACAAACGCACACGTCCGACCTCAACGAAAGTCCCGTGGCTCCCGTTAAGCGGGGATGGGGCTCGCGACTCTCTTTTTGTCCGTTTTATTATTGGCCAAAGGAGGCGGGGAGCAGGCGAGCTGTGTCGAGGGCATAGATGGGTGATGTAGTTAGCTGCTAACTTAGTTTAGCTTGACACCAGCACTATTTTGGCTAAGGTATATTATATGCACCAAATAGGCAAATTGATGTGTGATGCAGCAAATCACaactacaaaacacacacacatgaagtaTATGATCTGGTAGTACGGGTTGAACATTACATTACTGTGTTCATAATCACAACCAATCCATCTTTAAGACTATCGCTTCCCCCTTTTCCATGGCACAAAATATGCCCAAATGATCATCATGGCATAAAAATAAATCTGTAATTCCCATTAATAGCATAGCTAGCTATATAAAAATACATCTGGAGCAAAAATGTTTTCAAAattgaataaattcatcaaagtCCGTTCACGTCTTCCACGAAATCTGTGGTGCGAGCAGACCTCGCTGGTTATTCGACAACAATACAGTCACTGGTGTGGTCGGTGGCGCTCTTTCTCCTTCTCCGGCCTCCAATTATACACTGCTAGCCACCTTCGTACCAAATTCAAAAATAGCTGCTTTGTTAATGCTAATAGTTAAAACTTATTCGTTCATTCTCCCTCCTTCCACCATCCTTATTCGCAGTTTTATTATTCGCATTCTTAGCTAAAGTTGGCTCCTCTCCTTTTGGCCTGCATATTCGGGGCACATAGGCAGGGATAGCTAATGTTAGCGAGCAACACAGAttctgttgttgtctgtggttCATGGCGGCTACGCCGCGAAAACAAAACAGGCCGTCTTGGCTCCTGCTagcgcactgagctaaaggtaaAGCCAGTTAGCGCAGGATAGCTAATAAGAGGGGGTATACTGGAATAGGCAGTGGAGATGGAAAGATAGTATGGAAACCTTTGTTGAAGTAAAATAAGCGCCCGTGAGAGCACCGGAGTATATTTACGCCAGCCGCGCCAGTTTGGAGCGGCGGCATCAGGAACAAAAATAGGCCGCTTTTCCTCTTTTTGGAGTTAGTCCCTCATTTTTTACCACCTC is a genomic window of Oncorhynchus gorbuscha isolate QuinsamMale2020 ecotype Even-year linkage group LG12, OgorEven_v1.0, whole genome shotgun sequence containing:
- the tnfsf10 gene encoding tumor necrosis factor ligand superfamily member 10 isoform X2 — its product is MAGGSSGFTFLGVLLLAAILLQTVAVTVTVLYFTNVLNTMKETFARSSVSCLTRSDLRGGYVRSPTEGRGDPCWQVTQQLQTLIEKSLFQRYQREISSAVRDEMSRVLPSLAMEDQASSRPKVAAHVTGSFAPKAAREGGGSPGRRVQGQKISWWEGHKGLAFLQDVRLIDGELVVPCPGLYYIYAQTYFRHTHPGGEEGEEEVEEEREQRGRPMLQYVYKKVSSYPVPILLMKTSRTSCWSRDSQFSLHSAHQGGLFPLATGDRLLVTVSNASAIDMDERSSFFGAVLVS
- the LOC123991273 gene encoding E3 ubiquitin-protein ligase MSL2-like isoform X1 — encoded protein: MNPVNATTLYVSACRSVLQCDPRDPRALAELYKLLPFFRQSLSCLVCGNLLQDPIAPTNSQCQHYVCRGCKGQRMLLKPSCSWCKDYSRFQENRQLSLLVHCYRKLCLYIAQSPLAPHIASAASDSPDLLAILNEGLSLAESGQEGEDAASHSPPTVPSTSGPRPDEAPAEEERQEGLSPVGGVNGLHDCNGLTNQDVPPPVTLATGGGVLKQESLGEELPVCVGMLGSGEVGLCDISTFGEELNKHGGDTLLLSVEEVLRTLEPEPEPPDPQPDFPSVPPHNGSYCHPTRDSPCLTPSLPPENIPRLPLPLPQPIPVLSRLPPRCHRKRSRSESDSEKVQPLPIASILRGSPLSTTNASHLPNPATTVKREPKLHSAITPPHLAPVPNGGPPKLGKTMLVSSKVLKKTLEHHGGPKKAYSKARQGVPKPRAQPRDRLPPHGHAHPLSHPPSPSKPLYKKPVEKKGCKCGRATQNPSVLTCRGQRCPCYSNRKACLDCICRGCQNSYMANGEKKLEAFAVPEKALEQTRLTLGINLTSITAAALRSPATSNTPHGNQLITTATGASGVTGVSFLSSVGAGHEDRGFDDSMDMRFDC
- the tnfsf10 gene encoding tumor necrosis factor ligand superfamily member 10 isoform X1, whose protein sequence is MAGGSSGFTFLGVLLLAAILLQTVAVTVTVLYFTNVLNTMKETFARSSVSCLTRSDLRGGYVRSPTEGRGDPCWQVTQQLQTLIEKIVFSTRIYQSLFQRYQREISSAVRDEMSRVLPSLAMEDQASSRPKVAAHVTGSFAPKAAREGGGSPGRRVQGQKISWWEGHKGLAFLQDVRLIDGELVVPCPGLYYIYAQTYFRHTHPGGEEGEEEVEEEREQRGRPMLQYVYKKVSSYPVPILLMKTSRTSCWSRDSQFSLHSAHQGGLFPLATGDRLLVTVSNASAIDMDERSSFFGAVLVS
- the LOC123991273 gene encoding E3 ubiquitin-protein ligase MSL2-like isoform X2 — its product is MPPLQTGAAGVNILRCSHGRLFYFNKGNLLQDPIAPTNSQCQHYVCRGCKGQRMLLKPSCSWCKDYSRFQENRQLSLLVHCYRKLCLYIAQSPLAPHIASAASDSPDLLAILNEGLSLAESGQEGEDAASHSPPTVPSTSGPRPDEAPAEEERQEGLSPVGGVNGLHDCNGLTNQDVPPPVTLATGGGVLKQESLGEELPVCVGMLGSGEVGLCDISTFGEELNKHGGDTLLLSVEEVLRTLEPEPEPPDPQPDFPSVPPHNGSYCHPTRDSPCLTPSLPPENIPRLPLPLPQPIPVLSRLPPRCHRKRSRSESDSEKVQPLPIASILRGSPLSTTNASHLPNPATTVKREPKLHSAITPPHLAPVPNGGPPKLGKTMLVSSKVLKKTLEHHGGPKKAYSKARQGVPKPRAQPRDRLPPHGHAHPLSHPPSPSKPLYKKPVEKKGCKCGRATQNPSVLTCRGQRCPCYSNRKACLDCICRGCQNSYMANGEKKLEAFAVPEKALEQTRLTLGINLTSITAAALRSPATSNTPHGNQLITTATGASGVTGVSFLSSVGAGHEDRGFDDSMDMRFDC